CCAGTGGGGAATGGTTCCATCTCATCCAGctgtcccttttccttcctccagatGTGGATGGAGAGGCGGTGCTGAAGGCGGCATTTCCCGGAGTCTCCATTGCAGGTAGGGAGGCCATGCCAGGCACAGTCACAGGAGGTAATTGCTGTGCCTCTGGGCCTGAGTCCTGCTGAGCCTTGAGctgccctctctgctgcttggcagtGCGGGCACAGCCCAGACAAGACGGGCAGAGTCCAGAGGAATTATCCCAAGCAGGCTCAGGCCACTCGGGTTCTGAGCAGTCCTGCTGGGGTCCCACCGTGGGAGACACTGCACAAGACCTGggaggggctgccagggatgcccacgttggggaaagagcagagggggagagcagggctccagtgTGTCCTGACAGGGCCTGACCCTGTCCCCTTAGGCTGGTGGAGCAGTCCATGgcaaaagaggaaaggagagagagaggaaagtcgtgtaggagggagggaagacaggaaggacagaggcatgcctgtggcactgcctgctgcagtttTTCCCCAGGGCTTTAGGGAGTGATTCCTCTGTGCAAGAGAGAGAACACTCAGTGGACCCTGggctgcctcagtttcctctcCACAGCTGTTGCACAGGGTCTGTAAAGTGGGTGGAGAGTGGCTGGGAGGCAGCTCAAAGCTCCCCAGGCCCTTCTGCAGCTTTGGCCATGTCCATTCACATCTAAGCCCCACAGCCTTACCTGACccccctgcagtgcccagctccctaAGGCAGAAGGGGATCCCAGAACACCATGGAAATGCTTCTGTTCTGTGCTCCCTTCTAGATTGGGGTCGCGACATGGATAATCTGGAAGCCCTGCTGGAATATGGTTTGAAATTCTTGGAGGATGTCTTTGCAGCTGAACCCGCTGGGGAAGGTGATCTTGTGTTCCAACCCACATCCAGGACTGAGCATGAGGAAAATGGTGAGGGTAGGTCAAGGCCTTTTCTTCttggggagctgccagctcagagcccaaaGCTCAGCCAGGAGGGCATTGCTGCAGGTGCCAGGACAGAGCCGTGCACGTGTGTGCCCTCGCCCTGTGCAatcccctcactgctcctgcaaCTCATTTCCTGTTCATGACTTTCACCACCACTGTCTCCTGAAGATGTCAGTGGGAAGAGTTCCATCTCATCCAGGtgtctcttttcccttctccagaaaTGAAACCAGAGGTTGTGCAGAAGGAAGCATTTCCCAGaggaagcagtggttctgtgcCAGCCTCTGCTGTAGGAAGGGAGGCCATGACAGGTACAGTAACAGGAGGTAATTGCTGTGCCTCTGggcctgagctctgctctggaccTTGAGCTGGCACCTCTGCTGCTTGGCAGGACGAGAACAGCCCAGATaagaccagcacagcccagatcCCGAGCAGGCTGTGGTCACTTGGGTACTGAGCAGTCctgctggggtccctgtgtgGGTGACGTGTCCCAAAAACTTGGGGGGGCTGGCATGCCAAAGACTGGATCTGTGCCAGACTCTTGCAGGATGGAAGGGGGAGAGTCCCAATGGGCCCTAGGCTTGTCCAACTGCCCCTCCAGAAATATTGCACGGGGCTTGCAAAGAGCGTGGAGAGGgaccagagccagcccagcgTTCCCCAGGCCCCTCTGCAGCTTTGGTCATGTCCATTCACATCTGGCTCCCACAACATTACCTGACCCcttgcagtgcccagctccctaATGCAGAAGGGGCTCCCAGCACACCATGCAAATGGTTCTGATCTGTGCTCCCATCTAGGTCAGGCTCCTAGGAAGGCTTCTCCATTAGCTTGGCTGCATAAAGGTCTGAAGCCCTTGGAGCCTCCTGCAGGTATGTTCCCACTGTCTCACCTGAAAAAGTCTTTGACAACCTGGCAGGAACCAGGAGACAGAAGCTTCTGTGACTGTTGAATTAATGGTGTGTCTGCAGGGATCTCTTTTCCAGCTCCCTTTCTGAGTCGTACACGCAAGCCCAGTTCCCATCGCAAGGGTGAGTAGTGTGTTCCTGCTGAGCCCACAGGCTGAGCATGGCTTTTGGCAGATCCACTCCTGGAAAATGGAACTGCTTTCTTTAAGGTCTACCAACAGGAAAGATCCGAGACACAGTAAACAAGAAAACCCTGGAACCACCCGAAGCCACAGAGCAAATGCTGAAGGaagtgctgcagggaaaacaaggtGAGTGCATTTCCCTCAGCCCTCTCCTGAGACTCAGAAGGTGGGGCCCttctctgcacatctggacACACCGTGCCTGGCACAGCGGGAAGGGATCCATGGCAGCCTCGCTGCCCCGCTCCTGCTGTcatgccctgcagggctgtttcccaaccttgcctggctgcagcttcttTTCATCCTGGC
This genomic interval from Catharus ustulatus isolate bCatUst1 chromosome 13, bCatUst1.pri.v2, whole genome shotgun sequence contains the following:
- the LOC117002499 gene encoding uncharacterized protein LOC117002499 isoform X3 is translated as MECARMIPQLMGGPGVHQARHMTVIHNQPLSAKRTGSCSSEELRVPLTRRMRDETDKKCLEPSETVQQMLKEMMQGKQDVDGEAVLKAAFPGVSIADWGRDMDNLEALLEYGLKFLEDVFAAEPAGEGDLVFQPTSRTEHEENGEEMKPEVVQKEAFPRGSSGSVPASAVGREAMTGQAPRKASPLAWLHKGLKPLEPPAGISFPAPFLSRTRKPSSHRKGLPTGKIRDTVNKKTLEPPEATEQMLKEVLQGKQDVDGEAVLKAAFPGVSIAGREAMPGTVTGDWDRDMDYLEALLEYGLKFLEDTGGKFSMTLS
- the LOC117002499 gene encoding uncharacterized protein LOC117002499 isoform X1; translated protein: MPSVPLTRRMRDETDKKCLEPSETVQQMLKEMMQGKQDVDGEAVLKAAFPGVSIADWGRDMDNLEALLEYGLKFLEDVFAAEPAGEGDLVFQPTSRTEHEENGEEMKPEVVQKEAFPRGSSGSVPASAVGREAMTGQAPRKASPLAWLHKGLKPLEPPAGISFPAPFLSRTRKPSSHRKGLPTGKIRDTVNKKTLEPPEATEQMLKEVLQGKQVMDPKSVQREAIPRGNSGSVPASTAGGKAMPGTEDGVARKAPPFAWQYKVLKPSVPPAGMFSASHQGIIFSNLERTRCQKILGLLNYRCFCKKDFPSFHAGFCTQAHQPSQWSSNRNDETHDRQEIPEAI